In Chloroflexaceae bacterium, the following proteins share a genomic window:
- a CDS encoding GNAT family N-acetyltransferase, whose amino-acid sequence MATETVTLRPATSADAEALAELVVQLFHAEMPGVLRGPRPGQVRLMRYLVEHELASGVRGRFIALDAGGKVVGSASIRLHGDASTVNLPRGTFTLAIHCLGLLNTLILIGNMLRAALVGETRLRPGECYIYSVVVAEDQRGRGIGDAIMERIEDQARRMGVSVAYLRVISSNEPARRLYLRRGYQIVSRASPLAGRISIPSELMRKDLR is encoded by the coding sequence ATGGCGACCGAGACGGTCACGCTGCGGCCCGCAACCTCTGCCGATGCCGAGGCCCTGGCGGAACTGGTGGTGCAACTCTTTCACGCCGAGATGCCGGGCGTCCTGCGCGGCCCGCGTCCTGGCCAGGTGCGCCTGATGCGCTACCTCGTCGAACACGAACTGGCCAGCGGCGTGCGCGGGCGCTTCATAGCTCTCGATGCTGGCGGCAAGGTGGTGGGAAGCGCCAGTATCCGCCTTCACGGCGACGCCAGTACGGTGAATTTGCCCCGAGGAACCTTCACGCTGGCCATCCACTGCCTGGGGTTGCTCAATACCCTCATCCTGATTGGCAACATGCTGCGGGCCGCTCTCGTTGGCGAAACGCGGTTGCGCCCCGGCGAATGCTACATCTACAGCGTCGTCGTCGCCGAGGACCAGCGCGGGCGGGGCATCGGCGACGCGATCATGGAGCGGATCGAGGACCAGGCGCGCCGCATGGGCGTCAGCGTCGCCTACCTGCGCGTTATCAGCAGCAACGAACCCGCACGGCGCCTTTACCTCCGCCGCGGCTATCAGATCGTGTCGCGCGCCTCTCCTCTTGCTGGCAGGATCAGCATCCCCAGTGAACTCATGCGCAAGGATTTGCGTTAG